In one window of Solanum pennellii chromosome 2, SPENNV200 DNA:
- the LOC107011365 gene encoding probable WRKY transcription factor 3, with amino-acid sequence MGETGEASAISFPSLTMPPRPSFESFFNMSSFSPGPISLVSSFLSDQSPDSADCPPSFSQLLAGYEYSGDPPGCQKNSGYNQNRSVNPQLFIVPSGLSPSGFLNSPGFLSPLQSPFGMSHQQALAHVTAQAEFSTSYMQMQMQMQAQDQCSSQVAPVEALGHELSIDPKESSLQIKERLQTSLDNKPSDNQGKQFEQLEVSQSENKTSFGALDKPACDGYNWRKYGQKKVKASECPRSYYKCTYLKCLVKKKVERSVDGHITEITYNGRHNHDQPTKRRKNGSALDNTDCFGVRSDISTHDWTVLNSSHGSSPSRSDQVPTQMVSELLVKRECDETESYLIDVDDEGHDEPDAKRTKTAIETVASSHVTVAESKIVLQTRSEVDFLDDGYKWRKYGQKVVKGTQHPRSYYRCTYPGCNVRKQVERASTDPKAVITTYEGKHNHDIPTVSVRNRGTRNKYS; translated from the exons ATGGGGGAAACAGGGGAAGCTTCAGCAATATCGTTTCCATCTCTGACAATGCCACCTCGCCCTTCATTTGAATCCTTTTTTAACATGTCTTCTTTCAGCCCAGGTCCAATTTCTCTTGTTTCCAGTTTCTTGTCTGATCAGAGCCCTGATTCTGCAGATTGTCCTCCTTCTTTCTCCCAGCTTCTCGCCGGATATGAATATTCTGGAGATCCTCCTGGGTGTCAAAAGAACTCTGGGTATAACCAAAATCGGTCTGTGAATCCTCAATTGTTCATTGTTCCCTCTGGTTTGAGTCCTTCTGGATTCCTTAATTCTCCTGGCTTTCTTTCCCCACTTCAG AGTCCCTTTGGAATGTCACATCAGCAGGCTCTAGCACATGTTACAGCACAGGCTGAATTTTCTACTTCATATATGCAAATGCAAATGCAAATGCAAGCCCAAGATCAGTGTTCCTCTCAGGTGGCTCCAGTAGAAGCATTAGGACATGAGTTGTCGATTGATCCAAAGGAGTCTTCTTTGCAGATAAAGGAACGTTTGCAAACTAGTTTGGATAACAAACCATCAGACAATCAGGGTAAGCAATTTGAACAGCTGGAGGTTTCTCAATCTGAGAACAAGACATCCTTTGGTGCTCTCGATAAGCCAGCTTGTGATGGTTATAACTGGAGAAAATATGGTCAGAAAAAGGTTAAAGCTAGTGAATGCCCTAGGAGCTACTATAAGTGCACATATCTCAAATGTCTAGTGAAGAAGAAGGTTGAGCGGTCTGTTGATGGTCACATAACTGAGATCACATATAATGGCCGTCACAACCATGATCAACCAACCAAACGAAGAAAAAACGGTTCTGCTTTGGATAATACAGACTGCTTTGGAGTTCGATCAGATATTAGTACACATGATTGGACAGTATTGAATAGCTCGCATGGGTCTTCTCCTTCTCGATCTGACCAGGTTCCAACCCAAATGGTATCTGAACTTCTTGTGAAAAGAGAATGTGATGAAACCGAAAGCTATTTGATAGACGTAGATGATGAAGGGCATGATGAACCAGATGCAAAGAGAAC GAAGACGGCAATTGAGACCGTAGCTTCATCACATGTCACAGTAGCTGAATCCAAGATTGTTCTGCAGACGAGAAGTGAAGTTGATTTCTTAGATGATGGATACAAATGGCGAAAATATGGGCAGAAGGTGGTAAAGGGGACTCAGCATCCAAG GAGTTACTATCGGTGCACATATCCTGGATGCAATGTCCGCAAACAAGTCGAGAGGGCTTCAACTGATCCAAAAGCTGTCATAACAACATATGAAGGCAAGCATAATCATGATATTCCTACTGTTAGTGTTAGGAATAGAGGAACAAGGAATAAATACAGCTAA
- the LOC107011364 gene encoding protein IMPAIRED IN BABA-INDUCED STERILITY 1-like translates to MGCVSSKQATSHSPPHDSSVNVAGVDNVDPLLHIGFAPLEKIKEEPEKEGEDSVRRFSGKLRASSKKGNSDKKAASFSIKFGRLTEGEHLAAGWPVWLTAVAGEAIDGWMPLKSNMFQKLEKIGQGTYSSVYRARDIGNGKMVALKKVRFDNFQPDSVRFMAREIAILRKLDHPNIMKLEGIITSRLSCSIYLVFEYMEHDLSGLLSCPDIKFSDSQIKCYMQQLLSGLEHCHSRGIMHRDIKVSNILVNNEGTLKIADFGLANFLSARHKQPLTSRVVTLWYRPPELLLGSTSYGVTVDLWSVGCVFAELFFGRPLLKGRTEVEQLHKIFKLCGSPPEDYWKRSKLPLATMFKPKQPYDSTLRDRCKELPKSAVNLIETLISIDPHKRGTASSALNSEYFNTKPYACDSSSLPKYPPNKEIDAKFREEARRKRASTTVQTSETSKSSRKSRKGLQEPNNFCKVVPTEEVEANVHGSHRNYGSNAQISKGRRATVSRISMKPLYDTVSDAASQMTDESQGDSTVLSVPVQMPESSGFAWAKKGKQDSAATRLYPPPNSRSQKLSAFDPSAVLHSGDTLESKMQDNDEFLRRTHTFQHRKHGHHERPDSFDLSDQEQSAEFDGQQGRVGFSGPLLSQSQMFDSKKDSRTRKAGRRSRFYGDI, encoded by the exons ATGGGTTGCGTCAGCTCCAAGCAGGCCACGTCCCATTCCCCGCCCCACGATTCGTCGGTGAATGTTGCCGGTGTAGACAATGTCGATCCATTATTGCATATTGGATTTGCCCCTTTGGAGAAGATCAAAGAGGAGCCTGAGAAAGAGGGAGAGGATTCCGTTAGACGATTTTCGGGGAAATTGAGAGCATCATCCAAGAAGGGAAATTCTGATAAAAAGGCGGCTAGTTTTAGCATCAAATTTGGAAGGTTAACTGAAGGTGAACATTTGGCCGCCGGATGGCCTGTTTGGCTGACTGCCGTTGCCGGTGAAGCTATTGATGGATGGATGCCTCTGAAATCAAACATGTTCCAGAAATTAGAAAAG ATTGGACAAGGTACATATAGCAGTGTTTACCGAGCACGTGACATCGGAAATGGTAAAATGGTCGCCCTGAAGAAGGTGCGATTTGACAATTTCCAACCAGATAGTGTCAGATTTATGGCACGAGAAATTGCAATTCTCCGCAAACTTGACCATCCAAACATTATGAAGCTGGAAGGGATAATCACTTCTCGGTTATCATGTAGCATTTACCTTGTTTTCGAGTATATGGAACATGACCTATCTGGATTGTTATCATGTCCTGACATCAAATTTAGTGATTCGCAG ATCAAATGCTACATGCAGCAGCTTCTGAGCGGACTAGAGCACTGCCATTCACGAGGGATAATGCATCGGGATATTAAAGTTTCCAACATTTTGGTTAACAATGAAGGAACTCTGAAAATAGCAGATTTTGGTCTTGCAAATTTCCTTAGTGCAAGGCACAAGCAACCACTTACCAGTCGTGTGGTTACATTATGGTATCGACCTCCTGAACTACTATTGGGATCAACAAGTTATGGGGTCACTGTGGATTTGTGGAGTGTTGGTTGCGTTTTTGCTGAACTCTTTTTCGGAAGGCCACTCCTGAAAGGGAGGACTGAG GTTGAGCAACTgcacaaaattttcaaactctGTGGTTCCCCACCTGAAGATTACTGGAAAAGGTCTAAACTTCCACTTGCAACCATGTTCAAACCAAAGCAACCATATGACAGTACACTTCGAGATAGATGTAAAGAATTACCAAAAAGTGCTGTAAACCTTATTGAAACACTTATTTCAATAGATCCTCATAAACGTGGAACTGCTTCATCTGCTCTCAATTCTGAG TATTTCAATACCAAGCCTTATGCTTGTGACTCGTCAAGCCTGCCAAAGTACCCACCGAACAAGGAAATTGATGCAAAGTTCAGGGAAGAAGCGAGAAG AAAGAGAGCCAGTACCACAGTGCAAACATCGGAAACTTCTAAAAGTTCAAGAAAATCCCGGAAAGGTCTTCAAGAACCAAACAATTTCTGCAAAGTTGTTCCAACAGAG GAAGTTGAGGCAAATGTTCATGGTTCTCATAGAAATTACGGTAGTAATGCACAGATATCTAAAGGAAGACGAGCTACTGTCTCACGGATATCAATGAAGCCATTGTATGACACAGTATCAGACGCTGCTTCTCAGATGACTGATGAGTCTCAAGGAGACAGCACTGTTCTTTCTGTTCCTGTGCAAATGCCAGAATCAAGTGGTTTTGCATGGGCCAAAAAAGGAAAGCAGGATTCTGCAGCCACAAGATTATATCCACCTCCCAATTCAAGAAGTCAAAAATTGAGTGCCTTCGATCCTTCTGCTGTACTGCACTCTGGGGATACCTTGGAATCAAAGATGCAAGATAATGATGAGTTTTTAAGAAGGACCCACACTTTCCAGCATAGGAAACATGGTCATCATGAACGCCCAGATTCGTTTGATTTGTCGGATCAAGAACAATCAGCG GAATTTGATGGCCAACAAGGAAGGGTTGGGTTCTCCGGGCCCTTGTTATCTCAGTCCCAGATGTTTGACTCGAAGAAGGATAGTCGAACTCGAAAAGCTGGTCGTAGGTCCCGATTCTATGGAG ATATATAA
- the LOC107011647 gene encoding lamin-like protein yields MEAVRRRSFGWPTMAVVLACALLVMLPQVYSIRYIVGSRFGWTNSVNYTNWAKDKHFYNGDWLFFVYDRNQMNVLELNKTDYESCNTDHPLHNWTTGAGRDVVPLNVTKTYYFASGKGYCYGGMKVAIHVEKAPPPPKAAPVRSSSTNLLNSFKGQIMIPALFATAAVWDAFLLLW; encoded by the exons ATGGAGGCGGTGAGAAGGAGGAGCTTTGGTTGGCCGACAATGGCGGTGGTGCTAGCATGCGCTTTGCTCGTGATGCTGCCTCAAGTGTACTCGATTCGGTACATTGTGGGATCGAGATTTGGGTGGACTAACAGTGTCAATTACACCAATTGGGCTAAGGACAAACATTTCTACAACGGAGACTGGCTCT TTTTTGTGTATGATAGGAACCAGATGAATGTGCTTGAGCTAAACAAGACAGACTACGAGAGCTGCAATACTGATCATCCTCTCCACAATTGGACCACTGGAGCAGGAAGGGACGTTGTTCCGCTTAATGTGACTAAAACCTACTATTTCGCTAGCGGGAAAGGATACTGTTATGGAGGCATGAAAGTGGCTATTCATGTTGAAAAGGCACCTCCACCTCCAAAAGCTGCTCCAGTACGCAGCAGTTCAACAAATTTGCTCAACTCATTTAAAGGACAGATAATGATACCAGCTCTTTTCGCAACCGCTGCTGTGTGGGATGCATTTCTTCTGCTCTGGTAG
- the LOC107009159 gene encoding uncharacterized protein LOC107009159 isoform X2 — protein MGACVSTPAIPIKMRRKFPGRPRKYHGKNSKSASKINGDAGSMVTDIAVSEFVHKTTTCRRSECSNSKVHVTQMQWHHSQIDANVLCQEDAWFDTVSIFESDSDDEFSSVHGGAPRKYLLRPRAGLVVPHCTEEKPTVGSWSEIEPSIFKLRSSSFFIDKKKSPAPNVSPYTPIGVDLFLCPRKIHHIAQHVEHPSVKGDGKLPPLLIVNIQLPTYPAQMFIGDADGESLSLVVYFKISETIEKDVSPQFLESIKKLIDDDMEKVKGFAKDSIVPFRERLKIMVGAVNPEDLVSSSTERKLLNSYNEKPVLSRPQHSFYEGSNYFEIDLDIHRFSYIARRGLDAFRDRLQHGILDLGLTIQAQKPEELPEQVLACVRLNKIDFVDNGQIPTLLSIEEDNCSY, from the exons ATGGGTGCTTGTGTATCAACTCCAGCAATTCCAATCAAAATGAGGAGGAAATTTCCTGGTCGCCCTAGAAAGTACCATGGAAAGAACTCAAAATCTGCTTCGAAAATAAATGGCGATGCAGGATCAATGGTTACAGATATTGCTGTTAGTGAGTTTGTTCACAAAACTACGACCTGCAGAAGATCTGAGTGCTCCAATTCTAAAGTTCATGTTACTCAGATGCAGTGGCACCATAGTCAAATAGATGCAAATG TTCTTTGCCAGGAGGATGCATGGTTTGACACAGTCAGCATTTTTGAGTCTGACTCAGATGATGAATTCAGTAGTGTTCATGGAG GTGCACCAAGAAAGTATCTTTTGCGTCCCAGGGCTGGGCTCGTTGTTCCTCATTGTACAGAAGAAAAGCCAACAGTAGGAAGTTGGTCTGAGATTGAGCCCTCGATCTTTAAGCTACGTAGCAGTAGTTTCTTCAT AGATAAGAAAAAATCACCTGCTCCAAATGTGTCTCCTTATACTCCTATCGGAGTCGATTTATTTTTGTGCCCAAGAAAGATCCATCACATTGCTCAACACGTTGAACATCCTTCTGTAAAAGGAGATGGAAAATTACCTCCTCTACTAATTGTCAACATTCAG TTACCTACTTATCCTGCTCAAATGTTTATTGGCGATGCTGATGGGGAAAGCTTGAGCCTTGTTGTATATTTTAAGATTTCTGAAACTATAGAGAAAGACGTCTCTCCTCAGTTCCTGGAAAGCATCAAG AAACTTATCGATGATGATATGGAGAAGGTTAAAGGATTTGCAAAAGATTCAATAGTTCCTTTCAGAGAGAGGTTGAAAATAATGGTTGGGGCGGTTAATCCAGAAGATCTTGTTTCCAGTTCAACTGAAAGGAAGCTTTTGAATAGTTACAACGAGAAACCTGTGCTTTCCCGTCCTCAACACAGCTTTTATGAG GGCTCAAATTACTTTGAGATTGATCTTGACATTCATCGCTTCAGCTACATAGCAAGAAGGGGACTTGATGCATTCAGAGATCGTTTACAACATGGCATATTGGATCTTGGTCTAACAATTCAG GCACAAAAGCCGGAGGAGCTGCCCGAGCAAGTGCTTGCTTGTGTGAGATTGAACAAGATTGATTTTGTTGACAATGGACAAATTCCAACTCTTCTGAGCATTGAGGAAGATAATTGTTCATACTAA
- the LOC107010607 gene encoding lamin-like protein: protein MTFDLMMIRSMMLLGLIKCAASGLDKVGGKHGWDQNVNYTDWASHQHFYVGDWLYFVFDKHYYNVLEVNQTNYEQCIDSDFISNITRGGRDVFHLTQARPYYFISSGGYCFHGMKLAINVEQPLPASPAPSSSDKTNASPPQIDKHLIIPVFASSTLVWMFLFAQAT from the exons ATGACATTTGATCTAATGATGATAAGGTCGATGATGTTGTTAGGATTGATCAAATGTGCAGCCAGTGGACTTGACAAGGTGGGCGGTAAGCATGGCTGGGACCAGAATGTTAACTATACTGATTGGGCTTCTCATCAACATTTTTACGTTGGCGATTGGCTTT ATTTTGTGTTTGACAAGCACTATTACAACGTGCTGGAGGTGAACCAGACGAACTATGAGCAGTGTATTGATAGCGATTTTATATCAAACATTACAAGGGGTGGGAGAGATGTTTTTCATCTAACTCAAGCAAGGCCTTATTACTTCATCAGCAGTGGAGGTTACTGCTTCCATGGAATGAAATTAGCTATAAATGTTGAACAACCTTTGCCAGCTTCTCCAGCACCTTCTTCATCAGACAAAACTAATGCTTCTCCACCCCAAATTGACAAACATTTGATTATACCAGTTTTCGCGAGTAGCACTCTTGTGTGGATGTTTTTGTTTGCTCAAGCTACATAG
- the LOC107011591 gene encoding uncharacterized protein LOC107011591, whose product MATAMSAIFVPSTSLASSNARKINLSSWNEKLVIPQNFPFWTPKYQSRKPPSCSGTNVTVVQGDRNTTELPMSVEALDSFIRLNLGNWTGSFHQFDGHGNLMHRITTKLAVGSYGEGELMSLLQTLYIKQPPSTTSCSGDDCESEWFEYKIKETNMFTVDKYQQIGFFPKEKAYALRYQTAGMLETVLRQGVLGEDDIGEESPRNLKLPSKRPSIVCENCLYSLEKDRRVRAFHIMDPKGVLEMILVFLEERGNGEAIPPSFDDFKEDTERILPHLGTWKGHSRTTRTGVYGATITEASTTAVLEIDKDGQLVQDITSTSGATNITTNVHWTGTISNNLVTFDGGFQLTLLPGGIYMGYPSDVAKNVQESTAFHVEFCWLESPGKRQRLIRTYDVEGFAVSSTYFIESKV is encoded by the exons ATGGCAACGGCTATGTCAGCCATTTTTGTGCCTTCCACTTCTCTCGCTTCCTCCAATGCACGCAAGATTAATCTAAGTTCATGGAACGAGAAACTGGTTATACCCCAAAATTTTCCATTCTGGACTCCCAAGTACCAGTCTAGGAAACCACCGTCATGCTCCGGTACCAATGTCACGGTGGTCCAAGGTGATCGGAATACAACCGAACTACCAATGAGTGTTGAAGCTCTTGACAGTTTCATTCGCCTTAATTTGGGAAACTGGACCGGCTCTTTCCAT CAATTTGATGGTCATGGAAATTTGATGCATAGAATTACAACGAAACTTGCTGTGGGCTCTTATGGTGAAGGTGAACTGATGAGTTTATTACAAAC GTTATACATCAAACAACCTCCATCTACCACTTCATGTTCTGGCGATGATTGTGAGTCAGAGTGGTTTGAGTACAAAATCAAAGAGACCAACATGTTTACGGTCGACAAATATCAACAG ATTGGCTTCTTCCCCAAGGAAAAGGCATACGCACTAAGATATCAGACTGCTGGCATGTTGGAGACTGTGTTAAGACAGGGAGTGCTAGGTGAAGATGATATCGGAGAAGAATCACCAAG AAATCTGAAGCTTCCCTCTAAACGTCCTTCTATTGTATGTGAAAATTGTCTTTATTCACTGGAGAAAGATAGGCGAGTGAGAGCATTTCATATAATGGACCCAAAAGGAGTACTGGAAATGATTCTTGTTTTCCTTGAAGAAAGAGGGAACGGAGAGGCCATTCCTCCCTCCTTTGACGATTTCAAG GAGGATACTGAAAGAATTCTGCCTCATCTTGGAACTTGGAAAGGTCATTCGCGAACAACACGTACTGGTGTTTATGGAGCAACAATTACTGAAGCAAGTACAACTGCTGTTCTTGAAATCGACAAGGACGGCCAGCTAGTTCAG GATATCACGTCTACTTCTGGTGCGACTAATATTACAACAAATGTACATTGGACCGGTACCATATCCAATAACCTAGTGACATTCGACGGTGGTTTCCAGCTTACTCTGTTGCCTGGGGGCATTTACATGGGATACCCATCTGATGTGGCCAAGAATGTGCAAGAATCCACAGCATTTCATGTTGAGTTTTGTTGGCTAGAATCGCCTGGCAAGAGACAAAGACTTATCCGCACTTACGATGTAGAGGGCTTTGCTGTTTCATCTACATATTTCATCGAGTCCAAGGTCTGA
- the LOC107009159 gene encoding uncharacterized protein LOC107009159 isoform X1, which translates to MGACVSTPAIPIKMRRKFPGRPRKYHGKNSKSASKINGDAGSMVTDIAVSEFVHKTTTCRRSECSNSKVHVTQMQWHHSQIDANVLCQEDAWFDTVSIFESDSDDEFSSVHGGRVSQVRKSTIIRLSLRTSVEEEKSGFRAPRKYLLRPRAGLVVPHCTEEKPTVGSWSEIEPSIFKLRSSSFFIDKKKSPAPNVSPYTPIGVDLFLCPRKIHHIAQHVEHPSVKGDGKLPPLLIVNIQLPTYPAQMFIGDADGESLSLVVYFKISETIEKDVSPQFLESIKKLIDDDMEKVKGFAKDSIVPFRERLKIMVGAVNPEDLVSSSTERKLLNSYNEKPVLSRPQHSFYEGSNYFEIDLDIHRFSYIARRGLDAFRDRLQHGILDLGLTIQAQKPEELPEQVLACVRLNKIDFVDNGQIPTLLSIEEDNCSY; encoded by the exons ATGGGTGCTTGTGTATCAACTCCAGCAATTCCAATCAAAATGAGGAGGAAATTTCCTGGTCGCCCTAGAAAGTACCATGGAAAGAACTCAAAATCTGCTTCGAAAATAAATGGCGATGCAGGATCAATGGTTACAGATATTGCTGTTAGTGAGTTTGTTCACAAAACTACGACCTGCAGAAGATCTGAGTGCTCCAATTCTAAAGTTCATGTTACTCAGATGCAGTGGCACCATAGTCAAATAGATGCAAATG TTCTTTGCCAGGAGGATGCATGGTTTGACACAGTCAGCATTTTTGAGTCTGACTCAGATGATGAATTCAGTAGTGTTCATGGAG GTCGAGTTTCTCAAGTAAGGAAATCAACAATTATAAGGCTCTCTCTGAGAACAtctgttgaagaagaaaaaagtggATTTC GTGCACCAAGAAAGTATCTTTTGCGTCCCAGGGCTGGGCTCGTTGTTCCTCATTGTACAGAAGAAAAGCCAACAGTAGGAAGTTGGTCTGAGATTGAGCCCTCGATCTTTAAGCTACGTAGCAGTAGTTTCTTCAT AGATAAGAAAAAATCACCTGCTCCAAATGTGTCTCCTTATACTCCTATCGGAGTCGATTTATTTTTGTGCCCAAGAAAGATCCATCACATTGCTCAACACGTTGAACATCCTTCTGTAAAAGGAGATGGAAAATTACCTCCTCTACTAATTGTCAACATTCAG TTACCTACTTATCCTGCTCAAATGTTTATTGGCGATGCTGATGGGGAAAGCTTGAGCCTTGTTGTATATTTTAAGATTTCTGAAACTATAGAGAAAGACGTCTCTCCTCAGTTCCTGGAAAGCATCAAG AAACTTATCGATGATGATATGGAGAAGGTTAAAGGATTTGCAAAAGATTCAATAGTTCCTTTCAGAGAGAGGTTGAAAATAATGGTTGGGGCGGTTAATCCAGAAGATCTTGTTTCCAGTTCAACTGAAAGGAAGCTTTTGAATAGTTACAACGAGAAACCTGTGCTTTCCCGTCCTCAACACAGCTTTTATGAG GGCTCAAATTACTTTGAGATTGATCTTGACATTCATCGCTTCAGCTACATAGCAAGAAGGGGACTTGATGCATTCAGAGATCGTTTACAACATGGCATATTGGATCTTGGTCTAACAATTCAG GCACAAAAGCCGGAGGAGCTGCCCGAGCAAGTGCTTGCTTGTGTGAGATTGAACAAGATTGATTTTGTTGACAATGGACAAATTCCAACTCTTCTGAGCATTGAGGAAGATAATTGTTCATACTAA